Below is a window of Halomicrobium mukohataei DSM 12286 DNA.
GCAGAGGACCTCGCACCGGGGACTGCCCCCGGTCGGCTCACGATCTGGACCGAGAGCGCGCTCGCGGAGGTGTCCGAGCGATGACGTGGGACGTGATCAAGTATCCGCACGTGACCGAGAAGGCCATGAACGACATGGACTTCCAGAACAAGCTGCAGTTCGCCGTCGACTCCGCGGCCTCGAAGCCCGAGGTCGCCGACGCGGTCGAACAGCAGTACGACGTCACCGTCGAAGCGGTCACGACGCAGAACACGATGGACGGCGAAAAGAAGGCCGTCGTTCGCCTCTCCGAGGACGACGACGCCCAGGAAGTCGCCTCCAGGATCGGGGTGTTCTAACGATGGGACGACGAATTCAGGGACAACGACGCGGTCGCGGGACGTCCACGTTCCGGGCTCCCTCGCACCGCTACAAGGCAGACCTGCAGCACCGTAACGTCGAAGACGGCGACGTCGTCTCCGGCACGGTCGTCGACATCGAGCACGATCCCGCCCGCTCGGCACCCGTCGCGGCCGTCGAGTTCGAGGACGGCGATCGCCGGCTCGTGCTCGCGCCCGAGGGCGTGGGCGTCGGTGATCGGATGCAGGTGGGTGTCTCCGCGGCCATCGAGCCCGGCAACACCCTCCCGCTCGCCGAGATCCCGGAAGGGGTCCCGGTGTGCAACGTCGAGGCCAACCAGGGCGACGGCGGTCGCTTCGCCCGGGCCTCCGGCGTCAGCGCACAGCTGATGACCCACGACCGCAACGTCGCGGTCGTGAAGCTCCCCTCGGGAGCGGTCAAGCGGCTCGACCCGCAGTGTCGTGCCACTATCGGCGTCGTCGCCGGTGGCGGCCGCACCGAGAAGCCGATGGTCAAAGCCGGCAACAAGCACCACAAGATGAAAGCGCGAGGGACCAAGTGGCCCAACGTCCGCGGTGTCGCGATGAACGCCGTCGACCACCCGTTCGGTGGCGGCGGCCGACAGCACCCCGGCAAGCCCAAGTCAATCTCGCGTAACGCCCCGCCGGGTCGGAAGGTCGGGGACATTTCCTCGAAGCGAACCGGTCGAGGTGGCAACGAATGAGTTCAGGATATCAGACTGGTCAGGAGGGTGACTTCACCTATCGTGGCCACACGCTCGACGAGCTGCAGGAGCTGTCGCTCGACGAGGTTGCGGAACTGCTCCCCGCTCGCCAGCGGCGAAGTATCACACGCGGTCTGACCGACGAGCAACAGAAGCTGCTCGAGGAGGCCCGCGATGCAGAGCCCGAGGAGACGGCGAACAACCCGATCCGAACCCACCTGCGGGATATGCCGATCCTGCCGGAGTTCGTCGATCTGACCTTCGCCGTCCACAACGGGCAGAGCTTCGAGCGCGTGCAGGTCGAGCCCGAGATGATCGGTCACTATCTCGGCGAGTTCCAGCTCACTCGGAAGTCGGTCGAACACGGTCAGGCCGGCATCGGGGCGACCCGCTCCTCGAAGTTCGTACCGCTCAAGTAAATCATGGGAATCAGCTACTCAGTCGACGCCGACCCGGACACGACGGCGAAAGCGATGCTCCGGGAGCGGCAGATGAGCCACAAGCACAGCAAGGCTATCGCTCGGGAGATCAAGGGCATGACGGCCGACGACGCGATCGCGTACCTCGAAGACGTGATCGCGGAGAAGCAGTCGGTCCCGTTCAAGTCCCACAACTCGGGCGTCGGCCACCGCAACGACATCGACGGCTGGGACGCCGGTCGCTACCCCGAGAAGGCCAGCGAAGCGTTCCTCGACCTGCTGGAAAACGCAGTCGGGAACGCGGACCATCAGGGCTTCGACGGCGGGTCCATGGAGATCATGCACGTCGCCGCCCACAAGGTCGGCGAACAGCAGGGTCGCCAGCCCCGCGCGATGGGCCGGGCATCTGCCTGGAACAGTCCGCAGGTCGACGTCGAACTGATCTTAGAGGAGGTCGACGAATAATGGCAGACGAACAGCAGTTCATCGAAGACGGACTTCAGCGGACCCAGATCGACGAGTTCTTCGCAGACGAACTCGGTCGTGCCGGCTACGGCGGCATGGACGTCGCCAAGACGCCGATGGGGACCCAGATCGTGCTCAAAGCCGAGAAACCCGGTATGGTGATCGGGAAGGGTGGGAAGAACATCCGGAAGATCACCACCACCCTCGAAGAGGAGTTCGGCCTCGAAGATCCGCAGGTCGACGTCCAGGAAGTCGATGAGCCAGACCTCAACGCCCGCATCGTCGCGGACCGTCTGGGCAATGCCCTCGAACGCGGCTGGTACTTCCGCAAGGCCGGTCACACCACGATCGACCGGATCATGGAAGCAGGCGCGAAGGGCGCAGAGATCGTCCTCTCCGGGAAGGTCACGGGCGCACGCTCGCGCGTGGAGAAGTTCAACCGTGGCTACATCAAGCACAACGGTGAGCCCGCGGAGAACATCGTCGACAGCGGCGTCGGCGTCGCTGTGATGAAACTCGGCACCATCGGTGTCCGAGTGAAGATCATCCCGCCGGAAGCGGAACTCCCCGACGACTTCGAGATCTACGAGGACGTCGAGGTCGAGGACTACGTCGCCGACACCGACGGCGAGTCCGTCGAGGAGCTCCTCGAAGGCGAGCCCGAAGGCGAGGACGCTGCCGCCGAGCACGGCGCGCAGGCCCCCGCCGACGAGGACGCGGACGAGGACGAACTCGTCGAAGACGTCGACGAGGAGGTCGTCGAGGAAGCGACAGACGAGTTCGACGATGTCGAGACCCCCTCCGACGAGGACGCCGACGTCGACATCGACGACGTCGAGGAGTCCATCGAGGAGGACCTCGACGAGGACACCGCCGCCGAGGCCGAAGATCTCATAGAGGAGATGGACGATGCGGACTCGTCCGCAGACGGCGAGGAGGGTGACGACGAATGACCGTCATCCACGTCGAGGAGGTCCGCGACATGACGGCCGCCGAGCGCGAGTCGGAACTCGAGGACCTCAAGACGGAACTGCTCAACGCCCGCGCCGTTCAGGCGGCGGGTGGGGCACCCGAGAATCCGGGTCGCATCGGCGAGCTGCGGAAGGCCATCGCCCGGATCAAGACGATCCAGACCGAAGAAGGGGACCTCGAATGAGGTTCGACGGGTCGAAGAGCGCGGACCGACGTTCCGCGGACGGTCGCGTGGCTTCGCCGCGAGACAACTGTCTGACCCGTGAGACGTGTGACGTTGCGAACGAAGAGGACTCCGAATGATGCCACTGACACCCGAAACGCTCCCACGACACGAACTCGCCGGCCTCGACGTCGAGGTCGTCGCAGCGGCAAATCCCGACGCGATCGGTATCGCCGGGACCGTCGTCACCGAGACGACGAAGACGCTGGGTGTCGAGGGGACCGATCGGGTGTGGCACGTGCCGAAGGACGCGGCGACGTTCCGGTTCGACCTCCCGGCCGAGGGCGACTCCGAGTCGCGCTCGGTCCGGGTTCGCGGTTCGAACCTGGTCGCCCGCCCCGCTCGACGCACGGAAGCGACAGGTGATTCCAAATGGCGCTAGGACTGAACGTACAGGAACCGGACGAGGCCTGTGCCGACGATAACTGCCCGTTCCACGGCACACTGAGTGTCCGCGGGCAGACGATCGAAGGCGAGGTCGCGTCCACTGACATGGAGAAGACCGTCGTCGTCGAACGCGAGTACGACGTGAAGGTGCCCAAGTACGACCGGCTGATGAAGCGACGCAGCCGCGTACCGGCTCACGCACCCGACTGTCTCGACCTCGCGGTCGGCGACACGGTCACGATCGCAGAGTGTCGACCGCTCTCGAAGACGAAAAGCCACGTTGTCGTTGCAATCGAGGAGGGTGACGACTGATGGAGGCCCTGAAAGCAGACGTGACGCAGGGTCTCGAGAAGGGCTCGCTGATCACGTGTGCCGACAACACGGGCGCACGCGAACTGCGAGTCATCAGCGTCTCGGGCTACTCCGGGACGAAGAACCGTCATCCGAAGGCCGGGCTCGGTGACAAGATCACCGTCTCGGTCACCAAAGGGACGCCGGAGATGCGTCGGCAGGTGCTGGAGGCCGTCGTGGTCCGCCAGCGCAAGCCGATCCGCCGTCCGGACGGTACCCGCGTCAAGTTCGAAGACAACGCGGCCGTCATCATCAACGAGAACGAAGAACCCCAGGGCTCGGAGATCAAGGGCCCGATCGCTCGCGAGGTCGCCGAACGGTTCGGCTCCATCGCGAGCACGGCGACGATGATCGTATAGCATGACACGACAACCATCCAAACAGCGCAAGAACGCACGGCGTGCCCCGCTTCACGAGAAGCAAAAGCAGGTGCGAGCGACGCTGGCCGACGACCTCCGCGAGGAGTACGACCAGCGATCCGTTCGCGTCAACGCGGGCGACACCGTCGAAGTGCTGCGCGGCGACTACGCAGGCGAAGAGGGCGAAGTCGTCGAGGTCGACCTCGACGACGCCGCCATCTACGTCGAGGACGTGACCGTCGCGGCAGCCGACGGCGAGGACGTTCCACGCCCGCTGGACGCGAGCAACGTTCGCGTCACGGAGCTGGATCTCGACGACGACCGCCGCGAGGCGCGCCTCGAATCCGAGGAGGACAGCGCATGAGTAACCATCAGAAACGACTATCGGTCCCGAAGAGTTGGCCGGTCGAGCGCAAGACCGAGACGTTCACCGTAAAGGCAGACGCTGGTCCCCACGGCGAAGCAGGAGTCCCCCTCCTGATCGTCCTGCGGGACGTGCTGGGCTACGTGGACTCCCGCAAGGAAGCCCGCTACGCCCTCAACAACGACAGCGTCCTGATCAACGGAAAGGCCGTCTCCGACGAGGAACGCCCGGTCGGGATGTTCGACATCCTGGCGTTCGTCGAGCGAGACGAGTACTACCGCGTGTTCCCCGGCGAGGGCGGTCGGCTGGCGCTGACCCCCATCGACGAGGACAGCGCACAGTCCAAGCTGGGCAAGATCGTCGGCAAGCGAGCGGTCAGCGGCGATCAGATCCAGCTGACGCTGCACGACGGCCAGACGCTCCTGGTCGAGGAAGACACCGACTACGACGGTGGCGACTCCATCGTCGTCGCCAACGAGGACAGCGAGTCGCAGGGCGACTCGGACAGTTCGAGCGGCGACGAGCCGCGAGAAGGCGAGATCGTCGCTCACTTCGAGTACGAAGCGGGCGCGCTGGTCACCGCCGTCGACGGCGCACACGCCGGCGAGATCGGTGAGATCGACGAGATTCAGGTCACGCCGGGGAGCTCCTCGAACAACGTGCTCGTCGAGCAGACCGACGGCGACGGCTTCGAGACCGTCGAAGAGTACGTCGTCGTCATCGACGAGAACTTCGTCGATGAGGACGCCGAGGACGCAGCCTCACAGGACCCCGAGGGAGGTGACGACGAATGAGCTCCGAGACCGACGCCGGCTTCCACGAGATGCGCGAGCCCCGCGTCGAGAAGGTCGTCGTCCACATGGGCGTCGGCCAGGGTGGTCGTGAACTCCAGGAAGGCGAGGAGATCCTCGCCGAGATCGCGGGCCAGCAGCCGGTCCGGACGGTCGCACAGAACACCGTCGGCGAGTTCGAGATCCGCCAGGGCGACCCCATCGGTGCGAAGGTGACCCTGCGGGCCGACGACGCCCAGGAGTTCCTCGAAACTGCGCTCCCGCTGACGGAGCTGTCAGTTTCGCAGTTCGACGACACCGGCAACTTCAGCTTCGGTGTCGCGGAACACACCGACTTCCCGAGTCAGGAGTACGACCCGCAGATCGGGATCTACGGGCTGGACGTGACGGTCAACCTCGTCCGCCCCGGCTACCGCGTGGCCAAGCGCGACAAGGCTTCGCGATCGATCCCGTCCAGCCATCGACTCGACGCCGACGACGCCGCTGCCTACGTCGAGTCGACCTTCGACGTGGAGGTGAGCGAATGAGCGAAAGCGAATCAGAAACAGAGGCCGAGGAATCGGTCCCGACCGGACAGCTCGAGGCGTGCCAGCGATGCGGTCGCGAGCAGGGTCTCGTCGGCAAGTACGACATCTGGCTGTGTCGCCAGTGCTTCCGAGAGATCTCTCGGGGCATGGGATTCAAGAAGTACAGCTAACTATGACAGGAAACGACCCACTCGCCAACGCGCTGTCGGCGCTCGACAACGCCGAGAGCGTCGGCCACCTCGAACAGACAGTACAGCCCGCTTCGAACGAGATCGGCAGCGTACTCGAGGTCTTCTACGACCGCGGGTACATCGACGGCTTCCAGTTCGTCGACGACGGTAAAGCCGGCTCCTTCGAGATCGAACTGAAAGGTGCCATCAACGAATGTGGCCCGGTCAAGCCCCGCTACACGGCGGGCGCAGACGAGTTCGAAAAGTGGGAGAAACGATTCCTCCCCGCCCGTGACTACGGGACGCTCGTCGTGACCACCAGCCACGGCATCATGAGCCACTACGAGGCCCGCGAAGAGGGCATCGGTGGCCAGGTCATCGCATACGTCTACTAACAATGCCAGAAGTAACACTTGCAATTCCAGACGAGGCAAGCGCGGAGCAGGACCACCTCGACCTCACGGTCGAGGGGCCCAACGGCTCCGTCACACGGCGACTCTGGTATCCGGACATCGACGTCTCCGTTCAGGACGGTAGCGTCGTCATCGCCTCCGAGGAATCGGACGCGAAGACGCGCTCGACGATCGGGACGTTCGAGAGTCACGTCGAGAACATGTTCCACGGCGTCACCGAAGGGTGGGAGTACGAGATGGAAGTCTTCTACTCTCACTTCCCGATGCAGGTCGAAGTCGAAGACGGTGACGTCGTCATCGAGAACTTCCTCGGCGAGCGAGCGCCCCGACGCGCTCCCATCCACGGCGACACCGACGTGTCCGTCGACGGAGAGGAACTCACTCTCTCCGGCCCGGACATCGAGGCCGTGGGCCAGACAGCCGCAGACATCGAACAGCTCACACGCGTCAACGACAAGGACGTCCGCGTGTTCCAGGACGGCGTGTACATCACGAACAAGCCCAACCGAGGTGACGCCTGATGGTAGACGACGAAGACGCAACCGAGCAGGGCGACGACGAACTCACCGAACTGACCGACATCAGCGGCGTCGGCGACTCGAAAGCAGAGGCCCTCCGAGAGGCCGGCTTCGAGACCGTCGACGACGTTCGCGGTGCCGATCAGTCCCAGCTCGCAAACGTCTCGGGCGTCGGCAACGCGCTCGCCGCTCGGATCAAGGCCGACGTCGGCAGCCTCGAAGTCGCCGACGACACCGAGGCCGAGGTCGAGGAAGAGGAGACCGACGAGTCCGACGAGGACGTCGAGACGGAACTCCGCCCTCGCGGCCTGGTCGACAAGACGCCGACCCTCGACGACGAGGAAGAGCGGCTCCTCACCCAGCGCGACCGGGTCGGCAAGCCTCAGTTCAACGCACAGGACCACCACAAGAAAAAGCGGATCCCGACCTCTTGGCGCGCGCCCCGTGGCAAGCTCTCGAAGCAGCGCCGCGGCATCAAGGGCAAGGGCGACAAAGTCGAAGCCGGTTTCCGCTCGCCCACGGCGGTGCGAGGCAAGCACCCGTCGGGCTTCGAGGAGGTCCGCGTCCACAACGTGGACGACCTCGAAGGTGTCGACGGTGACCGCGAAGCCGTCCGAATCGCCTCGAAAGTCGGCGCTCGCAAGCGCGAGCGCATCGAAGAGGTCGCCGAGGACGAGGGTATCCGCGTACTCAACCCCACCTACGAGGAGGTACAAGTCGAATGACGGACCTGACAGCACAGAAGCGACTCGCAGCAGACATCCTCGACGTCGGCGAGAACAAGGTCTGGTTCGATCCCGAACGCCAGTCCGACCTCGCAGACGCCATCACGCGTGACGACGTCCGCGAGATGATCGACGAGGGTGCCATTCAGGCGAAAGACGCCCAGGGCAACTCGCGCGGTCAGGCGCGAGCACGCCAGGAGAAGCGAGCGTACGGCCACCAGAAGGGAGCGGGTTCCCGGAAGGGGAAAGCCGGCGCACGACAGAACGAGAAAAAGGACTGGTCGTCGCGCATCCGAGCCCAGCGAAACTGGCTCAAAGAGCAGCGCGACGACGGCCAACTCGACAGTTCGCAGTACCGCGACCTGTACGATCAGGCGGCCGGCGGCGAGTTCGACAGCGTCGCCGACCTGCAACGATACGTCGAAGCAAACTACGGTGACGAATAATGGCAACAGGACCACGATACAAGGTGCCGATGCGGCGCCGCCGTGAGGCACGAACGGACTACCATCAGCGGTTGCGCCTGTTGAAATCTGGCAAGCCCCGTCTCGTTGCTCGAAAGAGCAACAAGCACGTCAGGGCGCAGCTGGTGACGCTCGGCCCCGACGGAGACGAGACCCTCGCTGCAGCACAGTCGCAGGACCTACAGGAGTTCGGCTGGGAGGCACCGACGGGCAACTTGCCCGCCGCGTACCTCACCGGTCTGCTCGCGGGTCTGCGAGCTATCGAGAACGGCGTCGAGGAGGCGGTCCTCGACATCGGGCTCAACAGCCCGACGCCGGGCAGCAAGGTCTTTGCGGTACAGGAAGGTGCAATCGACGCTGGGCTCGAAATCCCCCACAACGACAGTGTGCTCGCCGACTGGCAGCGAACCCGCGGCTCTCACATCGCGGAGTACGCCGAGTCGCTCGACGAGGACCTCTACGGTCGGGACTTCGACGCTACCGAGCTGCCGGAGCACTTCGACGAGCTCCGGGAGACACTGCTGGAGGCAGATGAACTATGAGTAACGGATGGAACCCACGAACGCGGCTGGGCAAACAGGTCGCCAACGGCGAGATCGACTCGATGCAGGAGGCGCTGAACTCCGGCCTGCCGCTCAAGGAACCGGAGATCGTCGACCAGCTCGTCCCCGATCTGGAGGACGAAGTCCTGGACATCAACATGGTCCAGCGGATGACCGACTCCGGACGCCGGGTCAAGTTCCGCTGTGTCGTCGTCGTGGGCAACCGCGACGGGCTCGTCGGCTACGCCGAGGGGCGTGACGACCAGGTCGGCGGTGCGATCCAGAAGGCGATCGAGATCGGCAAGCTCAACCTCATCGACATCTCCCGTGGCTGCGGTTCCTGGGAGTGTGGCTGTGGCCGTCCCCACACGGTCGCGCTGCGCACGACCGGCAAGGCCGGGAGCGTCGAGGTCGAGCTCCAGCCCGCACCGCGTGGGCTGGGCCTGGCGGGCGGAGAGACCGTCCGCAAGGTGCTCGAACTCGCCGGTATCGAAGACATCTGGACCCGCTCGTCGGGCAACACGCGAACGACCGTGAACTTCGCGAAGGCTACCTTCAACGCCCTGCAGAACACGGCCGAGGCTCGCGTGCCCGAACGTACCTTCGAGAAGCGTGAGGTGATCGAATGAAGGCACTCGTTCAGCTCCGCGGTGAGGTCGACATGAGCGAGGAGGTATCGGACACGCTGGAGATGCTCAACATCCACGGCGTGAACCACTGCGTGCTGGTCCCCGAGACGGACACCTACCGTGGCATGGTGACGAAGGTCAACGACTTCGTCGCCCACGGTCAGCCGAGCGTCGACGTCGTCGAGACGCTGCTCGCAAAGCGAGCAGAACCCCTCGAAGGGTCGGCCGACGTCGACGACGAGTGGATCGCCGAGCAGACCGACTACGACGATCTCGGTGCGCTCGCGCAGGCCCTCGTCGACGAGGAGACGACGCTCCGCGACGAGGGGCTCTCCCCGACGCTCCGCCTGCACCCGCCCCGTGGCGGCCACGACGGGCTCAAACACGCCGCCACCGAGAGCGGCCAGCTCGGGAAGCACGACTCCGAGCAGATCGATCAGCTACTGGAGGCGATGCGATAATGACGAGTAAGAAACGACGACAACGAGGTTCGCGCACCCACGGCGGCGGCTCCCACAAGAACCGCCGCGGTGCCGGTCACCGCGGTGGCCGCGGTCGTGCCGGGCGCGACAAACACGAGTTCCACAACTACGAACCGATCGGCAAGAGCGGCTTCAAGCGACCCCAGAAGGTCAAAGAAGAGATCGCCGAGATCGAGGTCCGCGAGCTCGACGAGGACGCTGCACTGCTGGCAGCCGAGGGCGTCGCAGAAGAGACCGACGGCGGCTACCGCATCGACGCCCGCGAGGTCGTCGACGAGGACGCCGACGCGGTGAAGGTCCTCGGTGCCGGCCAGGTCCGCAACGAGCTCGAACTGGTCGCCGACGCCTTCTCCGACGGCGCTCGCGAGAAGGTCGAGGCTGCCGGTGGGAGCGTCGAGCTGACCGAGCTCGGCGAGAAGCGCGCACAAGCCAAGGCTGAAGACGACGAAGACGAAGCAACCGACGAGGAGTAACATGAGCTGGAAGGACACCGCCGAACCGGTCCTCGTTCGCATGCCCGCCGTCCGCCGGCCTGAGGGGCACGTCCCCTTCAAGCGGAAGCTGGCCTGGACAGCCGGGGTGCTCGTGCTGTATTTCTTCCTGACCAACGTGATGCTGTTCGGGCTCGACATCGGCTCGGACTCGGCCCCACTGGGTCGATTCTCGTCGATCCTGGCGTCCGGTCAGGGATCGATCATGCAGCTCGGTATCGGGCCGATCGTCACGGCCAGCATCGTGTTGCAGCTGCTCGGCGGTGCCGACCTGCTCGGACTCGACACGCAGAACAACCCTCGTGACCAGATCCTCTACCAGGGGCTCCAGAAGCTGCTGGTACTCGTGATGATCTTCCTCACGGGGCTACCGATGGTCTTTGCCGGCGGCTTCCTGCCGCCGACGTCGGTGAACCTGTTCGGGATGAACCTGAGCGCCGGGGCCACTTCGTGGCTCATCTTCGCTCAGATCGCCGTCGGTGGCATCCTCATCCTCTACATGGACGAGATCATCTCCAAGTGGGGGGTCGGGAGCGGGATCGGCCTGTTCATCATCGCTGGCGTCAGCCAGCAGCTGATCGGTGGTCTGTTCGCGCACCCGATCTTTGGGAGCCCCCAGGGCGAACTCGGGTTCTTCCCGACCTGGTTCCAGATCATCACCGGCAACATCCCGATCGGTCCCGTCCTGCAGGCCGACGGGCTTCAGGAGCTGCTGATCGGTGAAGGCCAAGTCATCGCGCTCCTGACGACGCTGCTCATCTTCGTGGTCGTCGTCTACGCGGAGTCGGTCCGCGTCGAGATCCCGCTGTCGAACGCGCGGGTCAAGGGCGCGCGCGGTCGCTTCCCGGTGAAGCTCATCTACGCCAGCGTCCTGCCGATGATCCTCGTCCGCGCGCTGCAGGCCAACATCCAGTTCCTCGGCCGGATTCTGGTGTCCCAGACCGGCCAGAACGGCGTCATCTCGCTGTTCGGAATGGAACTACCGTGGCTCGGCGTCTACTCGATCTCGCAGGGGAGCCCCGCCAGTCCGACCGGCGGGCTCTTCTACTACCTGTCGCCGATCTACGCGCCCCAGGACTGGATGTGGTGGGCCTACTCGACGCAGGACCCGCTCAACGTGCTCCTGCGAGTCGGCGTCGACCTGACGTTCATGATCGTCGGCGGTGCGATCTTCGCCATCTTCTGGGTGGAGACCACCGACATGGGGCCGGAAGCGACGGCCAAGCAGATCCACAACTCCGGGATGCAGATCCCCGGCTTCCGACAGAACGTCGGCGTCGTCGAGAAGGTACTCGAACGCTACATTCCACAGGTCACCGTCATCGGCGGTGCCCTCGTGGGCCTGCTCGCCGTGATGGCGAACATGCTGGGTACCGTCGGGGGCGTCTCCGGTACCGGGCTGCTGCTGACGGTCTCGATCACGTACAAGCTGTACGAGGAGATCGCCGAGGAGCAGCTCATGGAGATGCACCCGATGATGCGCCAGATGTTCGGGTAACTCTCACACGCTTCTGTCGACGCCCCGGCTCTGGGGCGATCTTTCTCGCCGAACACGAATAGCTCCGCCAATATCTCGGAGAGGTGTCGCCACGGGACGTGGCGACTGAACCGTTCTCCGCGGCAGCGGAGCGTTCGCGGTTCGTCTACCAGTACCTATTTGTCGAACGTTGGCAACGAGATGCTATGGGACAGGCAGACGTTACGTGTACGAAGTGTGGGACTGCGTTCCAGGTCGACACTCGCTACTTTCAGATATACGGCGAGGAGCCGTTCTGTCAGGACTGCCTGATCCACACGGAGTGCCAGTCCTGTGGCCGTGGGCTGCGTCTCCAGCCGTCGCGGTATCAGGAACTCGGTGGCAATCCGGTCGTCTGTACTGACTGTGATGGAGGGCAGCCCGCAGTATCCACTTCGCAGACTTCGACGAGTGGAGCGCCTTCGACACGATCCTCGGCAAGTGGGACGTCTTCGACGCAGACTTCCACCAGTGGGACGTTCTGGTCTGGCCTGAGCATCGGCGAGAAGATCGTCTTCCCGATCCTGCTGGCTGGATTCGTCGGGATGGTCGCTCTCGCACTTCTGGCGAACGCGAACGGCGGCGAGTTCGCGTCGCCGGCCATCGGCGGCGTCGGATTCTTGCTGTTCTGGTTGTACCGCCGGGGCAAGAAGAACCGTTGAGGGTGTATCTATGGGTTGGTGTGGGGGTCTCGTAGGTATTTGCCCCGGATTGGTCGGGAACGTGGATGCGGCCACACCTTTTTCGCGGTTCGGGACTGTACGCCTCGACATGGAGCAGTTCGTCGCCGAGAACCTCGACTACTACGCGGAGACGCAGGGTGTGTTGCCCGAACGGCTCGACGCCTTCGGCGAGACGTACCGCGAGCAGGGGTACCTGACCCGCGACCAGCTCTACGAGATCGCCTACGAGTCCTCGACGCGCAGCGCCTACCACGTCGAGTCGAATCCGGAAGACCGCTGCCGAGAAGTCACGCGCAACGTCCGGACTGTCGACGGTGATTTCTCGAAGATCCAGCTACTCACTGGGCTCAGCGGCTTCAAAGCCCCGACCGCGTCGTGCGTGCTCGCCGCGCTCGACGGCGACCGCCACGCCGTCGTCGACACGCGCGTCTGGGCGTCCCTGGAGCGGACGGGGTACCTGGAGGGGCGCAAGGAGTCGTTCGACGCGGCCGACTACGTGACGATGATCGAGCCGATCAGAGCTATCGCCGACGAGACGGGGTATCGACCGGTCGAGGTCGGCTACGCGCTGTTCGCCCACGACGACCGCGTCCGCGAGGGAACGCTCCACTGACCGGCGATCACGACTCGGAGCGGCCTGCCGGGAGATCGAGGGCGGACAGATCGAGTTCGCGGACCAGCGCTGCGGCGTCGTCGAACGGCGTCTGGACCGACCGCTCGCTGCCGGGTCTGTCCCGGTCGGCGTGTGCGTACAGCGCGTCGACGAACGCCGACCGAATCTGCTCGTTCTCGAAGAGGCCGTGGAGATAGGTGCCGAGCACGTCCTGGGTCGCGGCGCTGTCGGGTCCGAGTGGCCGGTGGGCCGACGCTGCGACGCTCGTCTCCCCCATGTGGATCTCGTAGCCCGAGGCCGTCCCGGTCGCACCGTCGATCGGGCCGACGCCGTCGACCGGGACGCTGACCTGCTCTACGCGCTTGGTCTCGCTGAATCGGGTTTCGACCGGGAGGCGGCTGACGCCCGCGACGGTCTCCGTGTCGCCGGTGCCTTCGACGCTGGCGTTCGTGATCCGCTCGCCCAGCAGCTGGTAGCCGCCACAGAGTCCGACGATCGGGCCGGAAAACGTCCGGATTGCCTCGTCGAGGCCGGCCTCACACAGCGCCAGCAGGT
It encodes the following:
- the secY gene encoding preprotein translocase subunit SecY; its protein translation is MSWKDTAEPVLVRMPAVRRPEGHVPFKRKLAWTAGVLVLYFFLTNVMLFGLDIGSDSAPLGRFSSILASGQGSIMQLGIGPIVTASIVLQLLGGADLLGLDTQNNPRDQILYQGLQKLLVLVMIFLTGLPMVFAGGFLPPTSVNLFGMNLSAGATSWLIFAQIAVGGILILYMDEIISKWGVGSGIGLFIIAGVSQQLIGGLFAHPIFGSPQGELGFFPTWFQIITGNIPIGPVLQADGLQELLIGEGQVIALLTTLLIFVVVVYAESVRVEIPLSNARVKGARGRFPVKLIYASVLPMILVRALQANIQFLGRILVSQTGQNGVISLFGMELPWLGVYSISQGSPASPTGGLFYYLSPIYAPQDWMWWAYSTQDPLNVLLRVGVDLTFMIVGGAIFAIFWVETTDMGPEATAKQIHNSGMQIPGFRQNVGVVEKVLERYIPQVTVIGGALVGLLAVMANMLGTVGGVSGTGLLLTVSITYKLYEEIAEEQLMEMHPMMRQMFG